In Salarias fasciatus chromosome 20, fSalaFa1.1, whole genome shotgun sequence, a single window of DNA contains:
- the nppal gene encoding natriuretic peptide A-like produces the protein LLNPAGGKPVSDLQSLKHLLEQEVDSGPQYGSEEGRTEGNPVKTDSLVFGGPEEMSWRSAELSNSALERLFKDLLRTSKRSWSRYKKGGLRSCFGVRLDRIGSFSGLGC, from the exons ctgctgaatcctgcaggaggaaaaccaGTGTCTGACCTGCAG agcctgAAGCATCtcctggagcaggaggtggacTCCGGACCCCAGTACGGCTCGGAGGAGGGGAGGACGGAGGGAAACCCCGTAAAGACCGACAGCTTGGTGTTTGGAGGTCCGGAGGAGATGTCCTGGAGGTCTGCAGAGCTCAGTAACTCTGCGCTGGAGCGCCTCTTCAAAGACCTTCTGAGGACCAGCAAGCGCTCCTGGAGCCGCTACAAgaaggggggcctgaggagctGCTTCGGGGTCCGGCTGGACCGGATCGGCTCCTTCAGCGGACTGGGATGCTGA